In the genome of Methanococcoides burtonii DSM 6242, the window CTGATCGATGAAGGGTATAAAGGTAATTTCGTTCAGTGGACAGGGACTGTATTTGCTGTTACTAATAATGGCGACTCCTATACAGTTCAGGTTCAGCACTGCCCGGGTTCACTTTCTGATGCAGGTGTCACTTTCAGTCAGGATCAGAACGATGTTGTTTCAAAGCTCATAAAAGGTCAGGAGATCACTTACCTGGGCAGGATCACACGCTATCAGAAGAGTGTTGGTATCTGGGTTGAAGAAGCTTCCCTTGTTGTTTAAGGGTGTAAGATAAATTCGCTTTAAAAAAGATGATCTGATTAATTATATTTGATGGTGTCTTTCACCATCACTGTTTTTATTTTTGGATATTTAGGTTCAGTCCGTACCCGCAACGCGTCTTAAGCGTCTTACACCGTTGATCTCTTCAATGACATCAGCAACCGCATTTGGTACAAGGTGTTTCCATTCTTCCCCTTCAAGCATACGTCTTCGTATCTCTGTACCCGAATATTCATTCCTGTGGTACATGGGTGGCTGCTTTACCATTACTCCTGTCTCTTCAAAAAGTTCGATGACAAGAGGGTTATTGGCATAGACTGTATCAAAAGGTGGTGTTCTGGACGTTACATAAGAGACCCATATAGGATTTTGCTGTATGTCGTCTATGGGCAATGCATAAAAATGAACGTCAATGTCTTCAAGAGCATGCCTGATCATCATAACTCTTTCGCCTGCAGTGAATGGATTATTCACTTCATGGCTTGTTTGGGCACTTCCGATTCCTATTATAAGTTCATCGACCTCTTTGGCGATGCTGGTTATCACAGAGTGATGCCCCAGATGGAATGGTTGGAAGCGCCCGATGTAAAATGCCCTTTTCATATTCATGCTCAACAATTTTAACGGAAACCGCCATCATCGAATGAGAATTTCTCACACACTTCCAGGTAGTGTGCAGAGTTGTTGTCATGTTTCATTTTCGTCAGTTTCTCAATAAGGAACATTCCCGGCTTTGGATCTTCCATGAACTCAAGTTCACTTTCGACCATCTTAAAGTACTTTTCACCCGCATCGGTGCGTATAAGTACAGAGTTCCAGCCATCTGGTGTGCCTACTGAACCTACTGCTATGTCTGCAAAGACTGATGTGTAGTCATTACAGTGGTGGCATGGGTTCCTTGCATGAGGGGCAACCTTTGCGATAGGTACGCTGTGCTCTTCACCATCTTTGGTGTATGCCCAGAACTTACCTTTACCAAAGTCCATCTTGACAACATCCTCGGCTTTGACGCCCATTATCTCAGGTATTATCTTATCTGTCATGACTTCCTGGTGGAAGCTTTCCATGCAGAGCAGACCTATGATAAGGACTATCTTGTCGTTGACGTTCTCTGAAATGAGTCTTGCACCGTGTGCCTGGCATGGTACTCCGATCACAGCGATCTTTTCATACTTGCTGAATGGATCTCTTAGTACTGAAAGGACTGAATCGTATGTGTATTTGGTACCCTTTGCTTTTTCGACATCTTCTGCACTTGTGAAGAGCTCAAGCTCGGTTTCCCATTTTTCATTCCTGGTGATACCGACAACACAGTCGATCTCACCCTGTCTAAGGAGTGATCGTGCAATAGCGGAAGTAACACCACCGTCCTGACCGGCAATGTTGCTCTTTGCGGCAAGGAAGCTTCTGACGTTAGCGAACTCGTCCTCGAAGTAACCGTCAACGACCGGGCAGATCCTGCTGCATGTAAGACATCCCTCACATACATTAGGGGCAGCACCATGTGTGTACAGTTCGAGGCTATCGGGGTCGCGGATCTCAGCTTTCTTGTCACCCATTGTTATTGCACCGGCAGGACATGCTGAAACGCATGCCCCACAAGCGGTACAGACGTCAAAGTTAATGACGTCCATTATTTTAGGATTAACCATCAGTTCCCACCGATGATCTCCTTTCCGATGAGTTTGATCGCTTTTTCTTTGTTAGGTCCGATAGGTGAACCTGCAACGATCTGAGTGACACCGATGTCAAGCAATTCATTGATCCTTGCTTTACAGTCGTCTGGTGTACCGGATATGGAGAATGATTCCATCATGTTGTTTGTGACCATGTCACCCATGAGTGCTCCGAAGTCGCCCTTTGCGATAGCTCCGCCGATGTCTGCCTTTGCAGCGACATCAATGCCGTGGCGCTCAAGGACCATGTCAGGTGAACCTGCAACAATGAATGCAACAACGACCTTTGCTGCGCTTCTTGCTTTTGCAGCATCCTTGTCAATTGAGAAGCATGCGTATGCTGCAACATCAACGTCCTTTGGATCTCTGCCTGCTTTCTTTGCACCGGATGTGATCTGTTTTACTGCTACTTCAAAGTCATTTGGGTGTGATGCATTGATAAGGACACCGTCTGCGACCTCTCCTGCGAGCTCGAGCATCTTTGGACCCTGTGCACCCATGTATATAGGTACGTCACCGGTCTTGAATGCTAACTTTGCACCGCTGAACTGGACCATATCTCCGTCCATTGTTACTTTCTCACCTGCGAAGAATGAGCGAAGCGCAGAGATATTTTCCTTTGTGGTAGTAAGTGGTTTTTCCCATTCAATTCCCATCGCATCGAAGGTTGCCTTGTCGCCAGGGCCAAGACCTAAGATAGCACGTCCGCCGGATATCTCGTTAATTGCACCAATACTTGAAGCTGTGATGGCTGCGTTCCTTGTGTAGGGGTTTGTAACGCCGGTACCGATCTTGATGCTGTTTGTGTTCATGGCAAGAACTGCCAGTGTTGAGTAAACGTCACGATTGTTGTAGTGGTCAGTGATCCACACATTGTCAAATCCCTGCTGTTCTGCGAGCTTTGCGTAATGTGCGATCTTAAGCACTGGATCATTTGGCACGAATTCTATTCCGAATGTCATTTAAATCCTCCAATTTAATAATGCTATTTAATAATGCTATTTAATAATGCTATTTAATAATGCTATTTAATAATGCTATTTA includes:
- the mer gene encoding 5,10-methylenetetrahydromethanopterin reductase; the protein is MTFGIEFVPNDPVLKIAHYAKLAEQQGFDNVWITDHYNNRDVYSTLAVLAMNTNSIKIGTGVTNPYTRNAAITASSIGAINEISGGRAILGLGPGDKATFDAMGIEWEKPLTTTKENISALRSFFAGEKVTMDGDMVQFSGAKLAFKTGDVPIYMGAQGPKMLELAGEVADGVLINASHPNDFEVAVKQITSGAKKAGRDPKDVDVAAYACFSIDKDAAKARSAAKVVVAFIVAGSPDMVLERHGIDVAAKADIGGAIAKGDFGALMGDMVTNNMMESFSISGTPDDCKARINELLDIGVTQIVAGSPIGPNKEKAIKLIGKEIIGGN
- a CDS encoding nicotinamide-nucleotide adenylyltransferase, whose amino-acid sequence is MNMKRAFYIGRFQPFHLGHHSVITSIAKEVDELIIGIGSAQTSHEVNNPFTAGERVMMIRHALEDIDVHFYALPIDDIQQNPIWVSYVTSRTPPFDTVYANNPLVIELFEETGVMVKQPPMYHRNEYSGTEIRRRMLEGEEWKHLVPNAVADVIEEINGVRRLRRVAGTD
- a CDS encoding OB-fold protein, with amino-acid sequence MKFIKIGIVLLLMLVLMVSGCSDSEESDVVSEVADDLGVDVISTSFDDLDDAYCDPEVTQDEIATLIDEGYKGNFVQWTGTVFAVTNNGDSYTVQVQHCPGSLSDAGVTFSQDQNDVVSKLIKGQEITYLGRITRYQKSVGIWVEEASLVV
- the fpoF gene encoding F420H2 dehydrogenase subunit FpoF, coding for MVNPKIMDVINFDVCTACGACVSACPAGAITMGDKKAEIRDPDSLELYTHGAAPNVCEGCLTCSRICPVVDGYFEDEFANVRSFLAAKSNIAGQDGGVTSAIARSLLRQGEIDCVVGITRNEKWETELELFTSAEDVEKAKGTKYTYDSVLSVLRDPFSKYEKIAVIGVPCQAHGARLISENVNDKIVLIIGLLCMESFHQEVMTDKIIPEIMGVKAEDVVKMDFGKGKFWAYTKDGEEHSVPIAKVAPHARNPCHHCNDYTSVFADIAVGSVGTPDGWNSVLIRTDAGEKYFKMVESELEFMEDPKPGMFLIEKLTKMKHDNNSAHYLEVCEKFSFDDGGFR